A part of Caretta caretta isolate rCarCar2 chromosome 1, rCarCar1.hap1, whole genome shotgun sequence genomic DNA contains:
- the TRAT1 gene encoding T-cell receptor-associated transmembrane adapter 1, translated as MEFACHFSIWGLLAFMTMALIVSLVINISYCIANKQKGYTYRDYQEYSPSDDDYTEECPVYGNLNQEILDECCYEQMKAQPRRRANEVKVEVETQMCYASLDHSIKEKNRKPRKKKAPPLEVNEEEMPSKNSTLASQTSIYLNSDQLAAENKPTEEAIHDDPIRLFGLIHAT; from the exons ATGGAGTTTGCATGCCACTTTTCAATCTGGGGACTTCTAGCCTTTATGACTATGGCTCTGATTGTTTCGCTGGTCATAAATATTTCATACTGCATAGCAAACAAGCAAAAAG gtTACACGTACAGAGACTATCAAGAATATAGTCCAAG CGATGATGATTATACTGAAGAATGCCCAGTTTATGGCAACCTCAATCAGGAGATTTTAG ATGAATGTTGCTATGAACAAATGAAGGCCCAGCCTCGGAGACGCGCTAATGAAGTAAAG GTGGAGGTTGAAACTCAGATGTGCTATGCCTCCCTCGATCACAGCATCAAGGAAAAAAACAGGAAGCCTAGGAAAAAGAAAGCTCCTCCATTAGAAGTGAATGAAGAAGAGATGCCATCTAAAAACAGCACCCTGGCTTCCCAAACTAGCATTTATCTCAACAGTGACCAGCTGGCAGCTGAAAATAAACCAACAGAGGAAGCCATTCATGACGACCCTATCAGGCTGTTTGGCTTGATTCATGCAACATAG